The Candidatus Woesearchaeota archaeon genome contains the following window.
CTTATATTATTTGGAATATATTTATATTCATATTACATAGATAAAAGAGTTTATGAAAATATAAAGTTAATTGATAAAAAATATATTCTTTTAATAATTTGGTTTATAATCGCATTAGTCGGTGCAAGAGGAGCAATAAGATTGTTAATGGTGCTTGCGCCAATTACAGCAATAATTGCATCATATTTCATATTCAAAATGGTAGATTATAGTTTGGCGTTAAAAGATAAGCGTTATAAATATGCGGCATTAGGATTAATTATATTATTGGTTGGCAGTCCCTATGCATTGGGTTCAACATTAAGCGAAGGTTATTTAGTGAATTTTTATAAACAGATTTCTGGAAGCGCGCAATACAGTGGTCCAGGTTATGATAGGCAATGGCAAATTGCAGGACAATGGGTTAGAGAAAATACACCAACTGATTCAGTATTTGCACACTGGTGGGATTATGGTTATTTTGTACAAACTGGATTTGAAAGGGCTACAATAACAGATGGAGGTAACGCTCACGGTTATTGGAATTATCAAATAGGGAGACATGTTTTAACTGCTCAAAATGAAATTGAAGCATTAGAAGTATTATATGCGCATAATGCCACATATTTATTAATTATTAGCGATGAAATTGGAAAATATACCGCATATTCATCTATAGGTTCAGATAAAAACTACGATAGATATTCATGGATAACCAGTTTTAGGCTTGACCCGCAGAGAACACAAGAAACACGAGATCAGACAATACTATTTTACGGCGGTTCATATGTACTTGATGACGATTTTGTTTACGAAGGACAAATATATCCTAGACAAGGTGCAGGAATTGGGGGGATATTTTTACCATTTGAAACAAGAGAAACATTTAACGAAAACAATGAAACTATCACAGTCCCAAATTATAAACAACCGACTGCGGCATTATTTTTTAATAACCAAAGAAAAGATGTACCTATTGAATGTTTATATGTAAACGGAGTTAAAACAACCTGGGATACGCCTGGATTAAAAGGTTGTTTTAGAATAGAACCTATAATTGAGAATAATCAAATGAACCCTATTGGCGCAGGTTTGTATGTGTCAGAAGAAGGAGTTCATGCATTATGGACACAATTATTTTTATTCAATAAAGGAACTCCTAATTTTGAATTAGTATATGATGACAGCAATCAAATGCCTCTTGCGTTATATCAAGGCAGACAAATTGGGCCTTTAAAGATATGGAAAATTAATTACCCCAAAGACTTTAAAGTAAGTGAAGAAAAGCTTAAATTATATCAAGGATTTACTCATGAAAATCCAGATTCACTCATAATTTAAATTAAGTATACTAAATGAAAATTTGCCTAAACCCCTATATTGAAGGCTCTGGTGTAGGAACTTACACTTTAGAACTTGCAAGATATCTCTCTAAGAATTCAGAACATGAGATAGTTGTAATTGGAGACAAAAAATTAGAAAATCCAGAGTATAACATCAAAGTATTTGAAAGCCCAAAACAAAGGTCTTTTTTTTTTGAAATACCCCCTTTTTCTTGGTTTTATGGGCCATACCAAGACTATCTAATTTCTGAGCTGGTTAATAAGATTAAACCAGATATTTTCCATACGAGCGACCATTTGGCGTTTAATAGGGTTAAGTGCCCTACAATTAGTACGGGGTGGGATTATCCTAAGGGACTATTAGAATGTGTTAAACTTGCCTTAAATTATGAAAAAAAATCTTTATTGCTTTATAGAATTATCCGGGAAATAGAAATGAGTATCAAGGATTGGCTTGCCATTAAAAAGGTTAAAAAAGTATTGTGTGTTACAAATCATGTTAAACAAAATATAGGAAATAAAGGAATTTTTCTTCCGCCAGGAATTAATATTCAAAAAAATAACGAAAAAAAGTTTGAAAGGCTTACTTTAACATTTATTGGGAGAAATCATATCTGGATAAAACGCAAAGGTTTAAAATATTTATTAGACGCGCTTAGTTTGATTGAAAAATATTGTAAAATCGATTATGATTTAGTATTAATTGGAAAAATCCCTTCGAAATTTAAAAAAGTTTTAGCAAATTATAAAACAATCCGGAGCCATATTAAGCTAAAAGGGCTTTTATCACGGGAGAATACATTAAATATAATTAAAAAATCACATTTACTTGTTGCGCCTTCATTATATGATGAATTTAATTTTGGAGTATTAGAAGCATTATCCTGCGGAATACCGGTTATCGCATCAAAGTATAATTATTCATTCCAAGACATGATCGGACATAATGAAACCGGAATATTGGTCAATATTTATGATAAGAAACAATTTGCAAAAGAATTGTTTAACCTAATTCAAAACAAAACTAAATTAAACATATTAAGCAAAAATACAGTTAAAAGAGTTAAAGAAAAGTATTCATGGGAAGTCCAGGTACCTAAAATTTTAGAAGTTTACGAACATTATCTCTAATTTTTCGTTCTATTCCAATTGCTCCATAAAATCCAATTTGAAATCTTAATTTAGCTAAGATTGATTGAACCGCCATGTGATAACGTTTAGTTTTAAACAGAATAACGGGGTCATAAACCGCATATCTTGCATATGTAATAAACGCATTAACAAACTTCCTATCGTAGACCCATGGTAATGAATCAAAACCATAACCGCCTTTTTCAATTGGATCAGATGATTTTTTAAAAGCTTCGCCCATTATTTCAGGCCACCCTCTTAAAGTTTTAGCTTCGGGAACACCAAACTTTTTAGCAATATCATACAACTCACACCCTGGATAAGGACGGTATAAGTGAGGACCCAAAAGAACAGATGAAGGGCATAATTTAATTATTTGTTTCATAATATCTAAAGTCATCATAATATCTTCTTTTGTTTCGCCGGGCAATCCAACAATAAACGAATATACTGGTTTTATTCCATACTTATTACAAACTTCAGCAGATTTTAATATTTGTCCAGGTGTAATCCCTTTCCTTAAAAATTTTAACATTTTAGGTGAACCTGATTCAGCGCCAAAACTTAGATTGACACAACCACAATCTTTTAATTTTTTCATAACTTCATCATCAACAATTCCAATTTCAAAAAAATCAACTCTGGCATTTGCAGCCCACTCAATTTTAATATTTTTTTCTATTAACGCATCACAAAACTCAATAATCCTTTTTTTTGTTAAAAAGAAGATTTCATCTCTGAAATTTATCCATTCAATACCGTAGATTTTTACAAGATTTTCAATTTCATCTACTACATTCCTTACTTCTTTAACGCGCCATTTACGATAACAATTTAAAGCGGTGTTTATACAAAATGTACACATGTAAGGACAGCCCCTGCTAGTTTGCACAGGCAACTGTTTAACTGGTATAGGATCAGACCAAGTGCCACCAATTAAAAACTGATTTAAATCATAAAATGACCAGTTCCAGGCAGGTAAATCATTAATCTCATGAAATTTCTTCTGGGGGTTAAATATTAATTCACCATTCTTTTTATACCCCAAACCATCAATATTTTCAAAATCTTCTCCTAATTCTAAAGCTTTCAATACATCTAAAAAAGACCAATCTCCTTCTCCCTGGATAACAAAATCCACTAATGGATCATCTAACGTTTGTTTAGGAAATAAACTTGGATGATATCCCCCCCATACAAGCGGCATTTTAGGGTAATTTTGTTTAATTTTACTAGCAATTCTTAAAGCAGAATCAACTTGTGCCGTCATAACAGATAAACCCACACAAAGTGAATCTTTTATTTCTCTTTCTAAAACAGGCCAAAAATCTTTTCCTTGTTGAAGATATTTCCGAGAATCAAAAATAACCGGTTCATAACCTTCTTGTTTAATATATGTTGCAATAGCCAAAAGACCCAGATGTGGTGGTAGCGGTTTAAGGTCCATATCACTAGGCATCCATGTATTTATTAATACTATTTTTTTAGTCATAATTTTAAAACCTCATCATATATTGAGGTGAGTTTATCAGCAACCTTAGATGCAACTAAATTTTGTTTTGCAAATTCTTTTACATTCTTAGCCAATTTATTTCTTAATTTCCCATCATTTAATAATTTGTCCATAGCCAAAACAATATCATTCATCCTCGGTTCAATCACTAAAGCATTAACATTATTACTTAAAAAATCTGAAGAACCGCCCCTTCCTCTAAAAGTAATTATAGGTTTTCCACAACAGGCCGCTTCTGCCCAACCTCTGCCAAAAGCTTCAAACCATAAACTTGGAAACACAAAAATATCAGAGGAGTAATAATATTTTTTAATATCATCAACAGAAACTTGACCCAAAAATTTAATATTCGGATATTTATGTTGGATTAATTTAATATTTAAATTATTTTCTTTTCTAATATCTCCCGCTATTAGTAATTTGGTGTCATCTTGTTTAAGCTTAATAAATGCTTCAATCAAAACCCTTACGCCTTTAAATGGTTCACCGCCGCCCTGATAAAAAATTGTTTTTTTGTCAAAATGCAACCGTTTTTGGGGTTTAATCAGCATATCATCATCAATTGGCTGATTGCACACATAAATTTTATTCTTAACTCCATTAATACGTAATAATTTTTTTAAAGTTGGGCTAATTGCAATAATCCCATTAATATCATTAAGAAGTTTAATTCTTTGATTTCTGTTATAATATCTTAATGGATAAAAAAATAATGCTGATAATTTTTCATTCAGAGGCCTAACATTTTTTTCTTTAATTTGACAAACTAGTCCTTTAAAGAAACTACATTTAAAGCACGGAACCCCAAAATTAGAGTCATATTTGATATGGACTCCAGTTTGGCACGTGATTAAATTATTAATTGTTGATAATAAAGGTATGTCTAATTTTTTAGAAATCGGATAAACTTTATCAAGATCTTTGATATTATGATGTAAGATAATATCCGGTTTAGATTTTATTAACGCTTTTTCCATTTCAAGTATACTTTTAAAAAAGGTAACATGATGTCCGGCTTTATTTAGATATTTGAAAGTAGTTGAAGAACTATTTCCGCCTCCGCCCATTTGTGTGATATCTTGGGTTGAATAAAGATAGATATTAAGCCGTTTCATGAGAGAATGGAATAGATAGCCATTTAAAAAAGTTATGAATCACTAAAAGTAGTAACTTTACCCGTTTTTTGATATTTATCTGTACGGTCAAAAAATGCCTTAAGTCCGCCATAATATTGATAGATTATATTAACGATTAAAAAGGGGGGATAAATTAAAGCATAGAAGAATACAACATATTCCATTCTATTAAAGATTGACATAAAAATGATAAAAATATTCCTAAATGAAAGTTGAAACAAAAACATTAATTTACTTAAGTTAAAGAATATTCCCGTTAATAATCCAGGTTTTTTATTGTTTTTAGGTGCAGTATTAAAAAACAAGCGCCCTAATATCTCTTGTTGTTTATTTTTGTGATAACAATAATAATTATATGTCGCATAACGCAGATTTACAATTAAATCATATGATATCATTGACATAAGCATAATAAAACCCATGCCCAAAATCCAAAAACTTTCTGTTTTAATAAAAGATCCGAATACAATACCAAATAAAATTGCGATCTCTCCTAAATGTCCGGCTAATGCATCCATATGGTGTCCCTCAATAGAAGACATTTTTTTAAATCTTGCAATTTCTCCATCAATACAATCAGCATACCACATTAAGAAAAATAAAAAACTACCATATAAACCGAATATATAATCTCCAGTAGCATAAAATATTCCAGCCATTACACCAAACACTAAACTCATTAATGTTATTTGCGTGGGGGTAATTTCTGGAATATGCAAAGATAACCAAGTACCATAAATAGAGATTTTTCTATAAGATCTGGAAAACCAATCTTCCATCTCATTTTTATAAATTATTTTTTTTAATTTTTTAATTGAGGGAATATGCATTTCTATAGAAAAATAAAGAGAGTTTATTAAGCTTATCGAATATTAAGTATATAAATCAACTATGAAATATTAAAAAATAATGATAGATACTTAAGCTTTTAATGAACGACATACAAAAAACACAGTATTTCTGCTCTTTAATTTTAAATCTTCGGGAGCAATAATATTTCTCCACTCATAAATTACTAATTCAAAACCGGCGTGTGCAATTTGCTGTTTAATTTCAGATAATTTGGGTATATGAATGTATTGTCCATGCTTATATTTTTCCCTAGTGGCATTTTTCCAAAACTTATCTCCAAATTCAATCTCATTGGCAGGAAAACCAAATCGCTCTAAAATATACATTTTTATCCATTGCATTATCCAATATGGAGTTCGTTTTCCTATTTCTCTTATGTGGGATGTGAAAATAAAATACCCTCCGGGTTTTAAAACCCTATATACTTCTTTCAATGCTTTTAATCTGTCTTCTTTTCCGGGGATTTGATCCCATCCGTTAAACGAAAATAAAGCGCCATCAAAATTTTCATTTATGAATTCTAAATTTGTTACATTTCCGATATTAAAGTCAGTCTTTGTCTTTAATTCTTCGGCGATTTTTTTTGCAGAGGTTATCATCGCAGGTGTTAAATCTATCCCTATTACTTTATAACCCATCCTTATTAATGGGAAAGTCGTCCTGCCAGAACCGCAACCAACATCTAAAATTTTTGACCCTTTTTTAAAATACTTATTAAATAATTTTTCTTCTGACTGCCATAACCCCTCTTTAGTCATTTCTCTATATGCCTCTTGAACTCCTGCACCTGAATATTCATCAATAACTATCTCTTGAATTAATTTTTTGCATTTCATATAACCATGATTTATCTGATATTTATAAAATTACCTAAAAAGTAATATAAGTTTGTCTCATATTATTTATTTGCGTATTGAGTTATTGCCCTAAACTTCATTGTAACTTAGAAAGTATCTCCTTGAGAATATATAATTTTAAATATTATACTTTTTACTTAAAAATCAGTATGACTCATCAATTAAACTCAATTAAAAAAGTATTACTTTTAACTCCTTCTTTTACAGTAGATAAAACATCAATCAGAAGATTAGTAAATCCCATAAATTTTTTATATATTGGAGCTGTTCTTGAACAAAATGGTTATGAGGTTGTTATTGTAGATAGCCCTTGTGAAGGTTATGATAATATTTCAGAAGAGGGAGAATATGTTACTTATGGATTAAGCCCTGAACAAATAAAAGAAAGAATCAACCTTGAAAAACCTGATGTAGTTGGTGTTGCATGTTCTTTTTCATTTAATGAAGAAAAAGTAAATAAATTATGCACTTTGATAAAATCCCTAGATACCAATATCATCACTATAGTTGGAGGAATACATCCTAGTTTCTTTCCGAAAGAAATGATGGAAGAATGCAGTGATATTGATTTTATTGTTCTAAACGAAGGCGAATATCGGGCATTAAATTTATTGAATGCTTTGAAAAATGGAAAATCTTATGATGAAATTGAAGGAATTGCATTTCGTAAAAACAATGAGATAAAAATAAATCCTGCTAAGGGATTTATTCAAGATTTAGATAAAATTCCTTTCCCTGCGAGACATTTAGTAAATATGGAAAAGTATTTTGAAATTGGAATGCATGCAAATCCATTTGTGCGTAACAGAAGAGTTGCAAGAGTTTTAACATCAAGGGGGTGTCCTTTTAATTGTTGTTTTTGTCCGGGCACAAGTTATTGGGGAAGATTCCGGCCAAGAAGTGTTGAAAACATAATTGAAGAAATGAGAATACTTAAAGAAAAATATCATGCAGGAGAGTTACACTTTTTAGATGATAATCTTACCCTCGATCGTAAAAGGGCAATGGAATTATTCAAAAGAATGAAGGAAGAGAAATTTGGTTTTAAGTGGTGTACTCCCGGCGGAATAATGATGAAAACATTAGATGAAGAACTAATCAAAGCTATGGCTGAATCCGGATGTTACCAATTAACATTTTCACCTGAAACCGGAAGTCAAAGGGTACTTGATCAAATTATCCACAAACATTTCGATCTAAAAATAGTTAAGCCATTAGTAGAGATATGTCATAAACATGATATAGATGTGCACTCAAATTTTATAGTGGGGCTGCCTGGTGAAACCCGCGAAGAATTAATGATGACTTTTAATTTTGCAAAAGAAGTTGATTTTGATAGTGTTGCTTTTTTTATTGCGGTTCCTGTTGTAGGAACTGAATTATACAATATATGTAAAACGCGGGGATGGCTTAAAAATACAAGTCGTACTGCTGATTTCAAGCATGCAAATATTTTTATCGGTGAACATGAAAAAGAATTTGTCATGCCCAGAGAGGAATTAGAAAAATTAGTTGAAACAAATACCAGGGAATTTAATGAATGGAGCAAACAAAAAAATCCTGAAAGATGGAACCGTAAATTCAAGATATATAATGAAACAAAAAAAGATCTTTCTGATAAAATTATGGGAAGGGTTGTTTAAACTAAAGTGGGAGAGAAATAAATGGTAACTGTTTATACAACCGGAACTTGGGATTTATTTCACATAGGACATCTTAATATATTGAGAAGATCAAAAAAATTAGGAGACAAATTAATTGTGGGCGTTAGCACCGACGAGTTAGTTAATTCATATAAAGAAAATTTAGTTATTCCCTTTGTAGATCGCGCGGAAATTATACAAGCTTGTAAATATGTAGATGAAGTAATATCTCAACATAAATTAATGGATATAAGTCAATTAATTGAAATAAATCCGGATATAGTTACCATAGGCAGTGATTGGAAAGATAAGTATTTAGAAGGTTTAGAATGGTTTAAGCAACAACCAAATAAAAAAGTAGTTTACTTGGATTATACTGGGCGCATTAGTTCAACTACAATCAGAAATAAGCTGTTTGGTTTTGATATGCATGAAAATCTTCTAAAGCCCAAGTTATTTACCATTGGTTGTCATGAATCCAGAGACATGATGTATAACAGGTCTCCTGAATTTTCTAAGCTTTATTTGAAATTGCAGGATGGATTAAAAGAACTTTTTAAAACAAAGAATGATGTATATATTTTAACTAGCTCTGGAACTGGCGCAATGGAGTGTGTTATAACAAATATATTATCTAAAGGAGATGAAGTTTTAGTAGTTAACGGGGGGCCTTTCGGACAAAGATGGGCCGAGATATGCAAGTGTTTTGGAATTCATGTTAAAGAATTAAAGGTGGAATTTGGAAAATCAATTAAGCCAACTGAGATTGAAGCTAATTTAGCTGGAAATATAAAAGCTGTTTTTGTGACGCATAATGAGACTTCATCATGCAATCTTACGGATGTTAAAACAATTGGGGAAATTGTCAAAAAATCAAATGCTTTATTTGTAGTTGATGCCATTTCAAGTTTTTTAGGTGAGGAATTAGAAGTTGATAATTGGGGAATTGATGTAGTAATCAGCAGCAGTCAAAAAGCATTGTTGCTTCCGCCAGGTTTATCATTTATATCATTGAGTGAAAAAGCCTGGAAAAGCACTTCTGATTTACCTAAATATTATTTTGATTTAAGAAAATATAAATCTGAGCTAATAAGAGGTCAAACTCCTTTTACTCCCGCGATAAGTTTAATATTGCAACTTTCAAGACAGATCAATAAAAGATATTCTTTTAATAGTTCGGTTGTCAGAAATAGCATAGTTAATTTGGGTTATTCGCTTGTAGGAGAAAATCCTTCCAATTATGGCACTGCATTTTATGCAAACGATGCGCCGCAAATAATTGAAGCATTTAAAAAAGAAAAAATTCTTGTTAACCCTTCTGCTCCCCCTTATGATAAGAGCATAATTAGGGTCGCAATAACAAATGCAGAAGATGCCCAGCATTTTTCAGAAATTTTAAAAAAAATAACTAACGAAATGAATTTTAAAATAAGAGAAAAAGATGAATTGCCCCGTTTGTGATTTTGAATAAATCCGAAATGACTTTTTTATAAGGTTGATTTTTTTGGTTAAGGCAGGCATATATTTAGTGGCGCAAAATTTATTCATGATTCTTTTAAAAATAGATTATTCATCTTTTACAAAAATCCCTATCTGCTTTTAAAAATTAGATGTTATTACTTCATGGGTTTAATACCTTGTAGCTTACTGCGATAATTAATTAAATACATGAATTTCAAAAATACCGCGCAGCTTGTCGTGGTTGGGATTTTTATTTTAAAAAATATGGGAGACAACACAATTTATAAATTGGACACTATTTATGTACAATCATGAAACAAGATTCAAATGATGCATTAAAAATTCTAGTAAAAGGAGCAGGATTTGTATACTTTGGAATGATTTTTTCAAAGATTTTAACTTACTTATACAGGATTGTTATCGCAAGAATTGGAACTTCAGAATATGGAATTTTTTCATTGGGTCTTGCAATTATTAATATGGTAATGTTTATCCCACTCCTTGGCATGGATGAAGGAATAGTAAGATATGTTTCATACTATTTGGGATTAAAAGAAGATGCTAAAATCAAGGGCACAATAACAACTGCATTAAAAATATCGGGATTCTTAAGTTTAATAGTTACGACAATTTTATTTTTTAGTTCAGAATATATAGCAATAAATATTCTCAGAGAACAATCACTAAATATTATCCTAAATGTTTTAACTTTATCTATCCCATTTTATGTTATAAGTACAATTTATTTAAGCGTCATTAAAGCTTACAAAAGAATGGATTATTGGGTTTTTATTAAAAGTATAACTGAAAATATCTCTAAAATTGGGATAACCTTTATATTAATTTTCAAAGGTTTTGGTCTTCTCGCTGCGGCAATAGGATATACTGTTTCTTTAATAATTGCATGCATAATCGCAATTATGATTGTAGAATTTAAATTTGTCAAAATATTTAGTTCAAAAATTAAAAGTATTACATCAACTCGAAAATTAATTGGATACTCTTGGCCAATTATGTTCCACATTATAATTGCGCAATTATTGGGTTGGACAGATACTTTAATGATAGGATATTTTAAAAATTCTATTGAAGTTGGAATTTATAATGCGGCGCTTCCTACTGCCCACGTTATGACAATTATTCCCGCAGGAATATTCTCACTATCTATTCCAATTATGACTGATTTATATGCCCAAAAACAAAAAAACGAATTTATTAATGTATACCAAACAGCAAATAAATGGGTATACTATTTTATGGTTTACCTGTTAATTATTTTTACAATATTCAGCAAAGAGATATTAAACATTCTTTTTGGTAGTGAATATGTTACTGGAAGTTTAACATTGATTGCAGGAGCAATTGGATACTTTATCTATTCAAATGGTTCGGGAGACTGCATTTTAAAAGTGATTGGTAAAACTAAATATATTATGATAAATACACTAATATCAACGACCCTTAACATTATTTTAAACTATTTTT
Protein-coding sequences here:
- a CDS encoding glycosyltransferase family 4 protein, translating into MKICLNPYIEGSGVGTYTLELARYLSKNSEHEIVVIGDKKLENPEYNIKVFESPKQRSFFFEIPPFSWFYGPYQDYLISELVNKIKPDIFHTSDHLAFNRVKCPTISTGWDYPKGLLECVKLALNYEKKSLLLYRIIREIEMSIKDWLAIKKVKKVLCVTNHVKQNIGNKGIFLPPGINIQKNNEKKFERLTLTFIGRNHIWIKRKGLKYLLDALSLIEKYCKIDYDLVLIGKIPSKFKKVLANYKTIRSHIKLKGLLSRENTLNIIKKSHLLVAPSLYDEFNFGVLEALSCGIPVIASKYNYSFQDMIGHNETGILVNIYDKKQFAKELFNLIQNKTKLNILSKNTVKRVKEKYSWEVQVPKILEVYEHYL
- a CDS encoding CDP-alcohol phosphatidyltransferase family protein — encoded protein: MHIPSIKKLKKIIYKNEMEDWFSRSYRKISIYGTWLSLHIPEITPTQITLMSLVFGVMAGIFYATGDYIFGLYGSFLFFLMWYADCIDGEIARFKKMSSIEGHHMDALAGHLGEIAILFGIVFGSFIKTESFWILGMGFIMLMSMISYDLIVNLRYATYNYYCYHKNKQQEILGRLFFNTAPKNNKKPGLLTGIFFNLSKLMFLFQLSFRNIFIIFMSIFNRMEYVVFFYALIYPPFLIVNIIYQYYGGLKAFFDRTDKYQKTGKVTTFSDS
- a CDS encoding glycosyltransferase family 4 protein; this encodes MKRLNIYLYSTQDITQMGGGGNSSSTTFKYLNKAGHHVTFFKSILEMEKALIKSKPDIILHHNIKDLDKVYPISKKLDIPLLSTINNLITCQTGVHIKYDSNFGVPCFKCSFFKGLVCQIKEKNVRPLNEKLSALFFYPLRYYNRNQRIKLLNDINGIIAISPTLKKLLRINGVKNKIYVCNQPIDDDMLIKPQKRLHFDKKTIFYQGGGEPFKGVRVLIEAFIKLKQDDTKLLIAGDIRKENNLNIKLIQHKYPNIKFLGQVSVDDIKKYYYSSDIFVFPSLWFEAFGRGWAEAACCGKPIITFRGRGGSSDFLSNNVNALVIEPRMNDIVLAMDKLLNDGKLRNKLAKNVKEFAKQNLVASKVADKLTSIYDEVLKL
- a CDS encoding aminotransferase class V-fold PLP-dependent enzyme; amino-acid sequence: MVTVYTTGTWDLFHIGHLNILRRSKKLGDKLIVGVSTDELVNSYKENLVIPFVDRAEIIQACKYVDEVISQHKLMDISQLIEINPDIVTIGSDWKDKYLEGLEWFKQQPNKKVVYLDYTGRISSTTIRNKLFGFDMHENLLKPKLFTIGCHESRDMMYNRSPEFSKLYLKLQDGLKELFKTKNDVYILTSSGTGAMECVITNILSKGDEVLVVNGGPFGQRWAEICKCFGIHVKELKVEFGKSIKPTEIEANLAGNIKAVFVTHNETSSCNLTDVKTIGEIVKKSNALFVVDAISSFLGEELEVDNWGIDVVISSSQKALLLPPGLSFISLSEKAWKSTSDLPKYYFDLRKYKSELIRGQTPFTPAISLILQLSRQINKRYSFNSSVVRNSIVNLGYSLVGENPSNYGTAFYANDAPQIIEAFKKEKILVNPSAPPYDKSIIRVAITNAEDAQHFSEILKKITNEMNFKIREKDELPRL
- a CDS encoding radical SAM protein, giving the protein MTHQLNSIKKVLLLTPSFTVDKTSIRRLVNPINFLYIGAVLEQNGYEVVIVDSPCEGYDNISEEGEYVTYGLSPEQIKERINLEKPDVVGVACSFSFNEEKVNKLCTLIKSLDTNIITIVGGIHPSFFPKEMMEECSDIDFIVLNEGEYRALNLLNALKNGKSYDEIEGIAFRKNNEIKINPAKGFIQDLDKIPFPARHLVNMEKYFEIGMHANPFVRNRRVARVLTSRGCPFNCCFCPGTSYWGRFRPRSVENIIEEMRILKEKYHAGELHFLDDNLTLDRKRAMELFKRMKEEKFGFKWCTPGGIMMKTLDEELIKAMAESGCYQLTFSPETGSQRVLDQIIHKHFDLKIVKPLVEICHKHDIDVHSNFIVGLPGETREELMMTFNFAKEVDFDSVAFFIAVPVVGTELYNICKTRGWLKNTSRTADFKHANIFIGEHEKEFVMPREELEKLVETNTREFNEWSKQKNPERWNRKFKIYNETKKDLSDKIMGRVV
- a CDS encoding B12-binding domain-containing radical SAM protein — protein: MTKKIVLINTWMPSDMDLKPLPPHLGLLAIATYIKQEGYEPVIFDSRKYLQQGKDFWPVLEREIKDSLCVGLSVMTAQVDSALRIASKIKQNYPKMPLVWGGYHPSLFPKQTLDDPLVDFVIQGEGDWSFLDVLKALELGEDFENIDGLGYKKNGELIFNPQKKFHEINDLPAWNWSFYDLNQFLIGGTWSDPIPVKQLPVQTSRGCPYMCTFCINTALNCYRKWRVKEVRNVVDEIENLVKIYGIEWINFRDEIFFLTKKRIIEFCDALIEKNIKIEWAANARVDFFEIGIVDDEVMKKLKDCGCVNLSFGAESGSPKMLKFLRKGITPGQILKSAEVCNKYGIKPVYSFIVGLPGETKEDIMMTLDIMKQIIKLCPSSVLLGPHLYRPYPGCELYDIAKKFGVPEAKTLRGWPEIMGEAFKKSSDPIEKGGYGFDSLPWVYDRKFVNAFITYARYAVYDPVILFKTKRYHMAVQSILAKLRFQIGFYGAIGIERKIRDNVRKLLKF
- a CDS encoding flippase, yielding MKQDSNDALKILVKGAGFVYFGMIFSKILTYLYRIVIARIGTSEYGIFSLGLAIINMVMFIPLLGMDEGIVRYVSYYLGLKEDAKIKGTITTALKISGFLSLIVTTILFFSSEYIAINILREQSLNIILNVLTLSIPFYVISTIYLSVIKAYKRMDYWVFIKSITENISKIGITFILIFKGFGLLAAAIGYTVSLIIACIIAIMIVEFKFVKIFSSKIKSITSTRKLIGYSWPIMFHIIIAQLLGWTDTLMIGYFKNSIEVGIYNAALPTAHVMTIIPAGIFSLSIPIMTDLYAQKQKNEFINVYQTANKWVYYFMVYLLIIFTIFSKEILNILFGSEYVTGSLTLIAGAIGYFIYSNGSGDCILKVIGKTKYIMINTLISTTLNIILNYFLIPRYGMLGAAAASTISLGVWTFLGFIESYYITKIHPFKKGFIKITIIGIITYVLTNLLNKYLIVSVMKLALGLISAALIFIFLIIITKTLDREDKAILNAIKNKITKQILTKILHL
- a CDS encoding class I SAM-dependent methyltransferase codes for the protein MKCKKLIQEIVIDEYSGAGVQEAYREMTKEGLWQSEEKLFNKYFKKGSKILDVGCGSGRTTFPLIRMGYKVIGIDLTPAMITSAKKIAEELKTKTDFNIGNVTNLEFINENFDGALFSFNGWDQIPGKEDRLKALKEVYRVLKPGGYFIFTSHIREIGKRTPYWIMQWIKMYILERFGFPANEIEFGDKFWKNATREKYKHGQYIHIPKLSEIKQQIAHAGFELVIYEWRNIIAPEDLKLKSRNTVFFVCRSLKA